One Echeneis naucrates chromosome 1, fEcheNa1.1, whole genome shotgun sequence DNA segment encodes these proteins:
- the stx10 gene encoding syntaxin-10 produces MSTDDPFFVVKGEVQKALSRARGLFDRWEELLQDGTQVSRDELDWSANELRNCLRAIDWDLEDLSETISIVESNPGKFRLGDNELQERRNFVEQTRKSVQEMKDQLSSPSVVAQAEKKNRQALLASSGQDRSTGLEAHLVSANSRYIQEQQEQQQLIMQEQDEQLELVSGSIRVLKDMSGRIGDELDEQAVMLGDFGDEMDQTSSRMDSVLKKLEKVSHMTSSRRQWCAIGVLVAIMIVVLILFFAL; encoded by the exons ATGTCGACAGACGATCCGTTTTTCGTTGTGAAAGG ggagGTGCAGAAGGCCCTCTCCCGGGCCCGGGGCCTGTTTGATCGGtgggaggagctgctgcaggacggGACTCAG GTCAGCCGGGATGAGCTGGACTGGAGCGCCAATGAACTGAGGAACTGCCTGAGGGCCATTGACTGGGATCTGGAGGACCTCAGTGAAACCATCA GTATTGTGGAGTCGAATCCGGGAAAGTTCAGACTCGGGGACAATGAACTCCAGGAGAGGAGAAACTTTGTGGAGCAAACCAGGAAATCAGTTCAG gagatGAAGGATCAGCTCTCGAGCCCCTCTGTTGTGGCtcaggcagagaagaagaacagacag gctcTGCTGGCTTCGTCAGGCCAGGACAGGTCAACAGGACTGGAGGCTCATCTGGTGTCTGCAAACTCCAGATACATCCAGGAGCAACAGGAACAACAGCAG CTCATCATGCAGGAGCAGGATGAGCAGCTGGAGTTGGTGTCGGGCAGCATCAGAGTCCTGAAAGACATGTCGGGACGCATCGGAGACGAGCTGGACGAGCAGGCAGT TATGTTGGGGGATTTCGGGGATGAGATGGACCAGACGTCGTCCCGTATGGACTCGGTCCTGAAGAAGCTGGAGAAGGTGTCGCACATGACCAGCA GTCGGAGGCAGTGGTGCGCCATCGGTGTGCTGGTCGCCATCATGATCGTggtcctcatcctcttcttcgCCCTCTGA